From Scatophagus argus isolate fScaArg1 chromosome 2, fScaArg1.pri, whole genome shotgun sequence, a single genomic window includes:
- the slit2 gene encoding slit homolog 2 protein isoform X3 — MMGTLSPVGPGRSPVTALGLLVAVLVLVLSSGAEGQPCPTQCSCTGTTVDCHGQGLRSVPRNIPRNAERLDLNANNLTKITKADFAGLRHLRVLQLMENKITTIERGAFQDLKELERLRLNRNNLAVFPELLFLGTTKLYRLDLSENQIQGVPRKAFRGAVEIKNLQLDYNHISCIEDGAFRALRDLEVLTLNNNNISRLSVASFNHMPKLRTFRLHSNNLQCDCHVAWLSEWLRQRPRLGLYTQCMAPPHLRGHNVAEVQKREFVCTGHQSSSSSSCSVLQCPESCTCSNNIVDCRGKGLTEIPTNLPETITEIRLEQNAIKVIPAGAFSPYKKLRRIDLSNNQISELASDAFQGLRSLNSLVLYGNKITEISKGLFEGLFSLQLLLLNANKIACLRVDAFQDLHNLNLLSLYDNKLQTIAKGTFSSLRAIQTLHLAQNPFICDCHLKWLADYLQDNPIETSGARCTSPRRLANKRIGQIKSKKFRCSAREQYFIPGTEDYRSKLGGDCFADLACPEKCRCEGTTVDCSNQKLTKIPDHIPQYTAELRLNNNEFTVLEATGIFKKLPQLRKINLSNNRITDIEEGTFEGASGVNELILTSNRLENIHHRMLKGLSGLRTLMLRSNRISCVSNSSFVGLSSVRLLSLYDNQITSMNPGAFDTLHSLSTLNLLANPFNCNCHLAWLGDWLRRKRIVTGNPRCQSPYFLKEIPIQDVAVQDFACEDGNDENSCSPVLRCPAECSCLDTVVRCSNKGLTTLPKGLPKETTELYLDGNHFTQVPVELSNYKHLTLIILSYNRLRCIPVRAFDGLKSLRLLSLHGNDISLIPEGAFKDLSSLSHLALGANPLYCDCHMQWLSDWVKSGYKEPGIARCTGPGDMTDKLLLTTPSKKFTCTGAVDINIQAKCEPCLSNPCKNDGTCSNDPVHYYRCTCPYGFKGQNCEEPIHACISNPCQNGGTCHLKEGEGGNFWCVCPEGFEGDACEINIDDCEDNDCENNSTCVDGINNYTCMCSPEYTGELCEEKLDFCAPELNPCQHDSKCILTPQGYKCECTPGYIGEHCELDFDDCEENKCQNGGQCIDAVNGYTCVCPEGYSGLFCEFSPPMVLPRTSPCDNHECLNGAQCVVMGSDPRCQCLHGYEGERCETLVSVNFVSRESYLQLPSNLLSQETNISLQIATDEDSGVLLYKGDDDHIAMELYRGRLRVSYDTGSYPPSAIYSVETVNDGSFHAVELVASDQTLSLSIDGGPPKSINSISKQSTLNIDSPLYLGGMPERASASGGLSSLQHSSGGRNGTSFHGCLRNLYINGKLQDLGAGPGSGTAKSTTRQWLGHGVEPGCQPCQRGACVQGDCHPTGHRGFTCTCHPGWTGALCDQQVSNPCDGNKCIHGTCLPINSYSYSCRCQPGFAGVLCDEQDQDSANPCSLSRCKHGKCRVSGLGKAYCECNSGYTGEACDREVACRGERVRDVYQRQQGYAACQTQEKVSRLECRGSCPGGADGQGSCCTPLRSKRRKYTFQCTDGSSFVQEVEKVVKCGCTKCSS, encoded by the exons TGATCTCAGCGAGAACCAGATTCAGGGAGTTCCGAGGAAAGCCTTCAGGGGAGCTGTGGAGATCAAGAACCT ccagtTGGACTACAACCACATCAGCTGTATTGAAGATGGAGCTTTCCGAGCGTTACGTGACCTGGAAGTGCT caccctcaacaacaacaacatcagccgACTGTCTGTGGCCAGTTTCAACCACATGCCGAAGCTCAGGACCTT TCGTCTGCACTCCAACAACCTGCAGTGTGATTGCCACGTGGCCTGGCTGTCAGAGTGGCTGCGACAGCGCCCCCGCCTGGGTCTTTACACCCAATGCATGGCCCCGCCGCACTTGAGGGGGCACAACGTAGCTGAGGTGCAGAAGAGGGAATTTGTCTGCACAG gTCACCAGTCGTCGTCATCTTCCTCCTGCAGTGTGTTACAGTGCCCGGAGTCCTGCACCTGCAGTAACAACATCGTAGACTGCAGAGGGAAGGGACTAACAGAAATACCCACCAACCTGCCAGAAACCATTACTGAGAT ACGACTGGAGCAGAACGCCATCAAGGTGATCCCAGCTGGAGCCTTTTCTCCATACAAGAAGCTGCGCAGGAT AGACTTGAGTAACAACCAGATATCAGAGCTAGCCTCGGACGCCTTCCAAGGTCTGCGCTCCCTCAACTCTCT GGTGCTATATGGGAACAAGATCACGGAGATTTCCAAAGGACTGTTTGAggggttgttttctctgcagctatt GTTGCTGAACGCTAATAAGATAGCGTGTCTTCGTGTAGACGCATTTCAGGACCTTCACAACCTCAATCTGCTCTCACTATATGACAACAAGCTCCAGACCATCGCCAAGGGGACCTTCTCATCACTAAGAGCCATACAGACACT tcaCTTAGCCCAAAACCCTTTTATCTGTGACTGCCATCTGAAGTGGCTGGCAGACTACCTGCAGGACAATCCTATTGAGACGAGCGGCGCCCGCTGCACCAGCCCTCGACGGCTCGCCAACAAACGAATCGGACAAATCAAGAGCAAGAAGTTCCGTTGCTCAG CTAGAGAACAGTATTTCATCCCAG GTACGGAGGATTACCGCAGTAAGCTAGGAGGGGACTGCTTCGCCGACTTGGCTTGCCCGGAGAAGTGCCGTTGTGAGGGCACCACAGTCGACTGCTCCAACCAGAAACTCACCAAAATACCAGATCACATCCCCCAGTACACAGCCGAACT GCGTCTGAACAACAATGAATTCACTGTGCTGGAGGCGACGGGGATCTTCAAAAAGTTGCCTCAGCTGAGGAAGAT TAACCTGAGCAATAACCGCATCACTGACATCGAGGAGGGGACCTTTGAAGGAGCCTCAGGGGTCAATGAGTTGATTCTGACCTCCAACAGACTGGAGAACATTCACCACCGCATGCTGAAGGGACTCAGTGGCCTCCGCACACT caTGCTAAGGAGTAACCGAATCAGCTGTGTGAGCAACAGCAGCTTCGTGGGGCTGAGCTCCGTGCGTCTCCTGTCGCTCTACGACAACCAGATCACCTCCATGAACCCCGGGGCATTCGACACGCTGCACTCCCTGTCCACGct CAACCTTCTGGCCAATCCCTTCAACTGCAACTGTCACCTGGCGTGGCTCGGTGATTGGCTGAGAAGGAAACGTATCGTCACTGGTAACCCTCGCTGCCAGAGTCCTTATTTCTTGAAGGAGATCCCCATCCAGGATGTAGCTGTCCAGGACTTTGCCTGTGAAGATG GTAACGACGAGAACAGCTGCTCACCAGTGCTGAGGTGTCCGGCTGAGTGCTCCTGTCTGGACACTGTAGTGCGCTGCAGCAACAAGGGCCTCACCACGCTGCCCAAAGGCCTGCCCAAAGAGACCACCGAGCT GTATCTGGATGGTAACCACTTCACTCAGGTTCCTGTGGAGCTCTCCAATTACAAACACTTAACTCTCAT AATCCTGAGCTACAACCGCCTGCGATGCATACCAGTGAGGGCGTTCGACGGGCTCAAATCTCTCCGTTTGCT GTCTCTCCATGGTAACGACATATCGCTGATACCAGAGGGAGCCTTCAAAGACCTGTCGTCGCTCTCCCACCT GGCTCTGGGTGCCAACCCTCTGTACTGTGACTGCCACATGCAGTGGCTGTCAGACTGGGTGAAGAGTGGCTACAAGGAGCCTGGCATCGCCCGCTGCACCGGGCCCGGAGACATGactgacaaactgctgctcacCACGCCTTCCAAGAAGTTCACCTGCACAG gtGCAGTTGATATCAATATCCAGGCTAAGTGTGAACCCTGCCTGTCCAACCCCTGCAAGAACGACGGTACCTGCTCCAATGACCCGGTGCACTACTACCGCTGTACCTGCCCCTATGGATTCAAG gGGCAGAACTGTGAGGAGCCCATTCATGCCTGCATCAGTAACCCCTGCCAGAACGGTGGCACTTGCCACCtgaaggaaggagaaggaggcaACTTTTG GTGTGTTTGTCCGGAGGGCTTTGAAGGCGACGCGTGTGAGATCAACATCGATGACTGTGAAGATAATGACTGCGAGAACAACTCCACGTGTGTTGATGGAATCAACAACTACACATGCATGTGTTCGCCTGAGTACACAG GGGAGCTATGTGAAGAGAAACTGGATTTCTGCGCTCCAGAGCTGAACCCATGTCAGCATGactcaaaatgcattttaactCCTCAAGGATACAA gtgtgAGTGCACTCCAGGGTACATTGGTGAGCACTGCGAGCTGGACTTTGACgactgtgaagaaaacaagtgtCAGAATGGAGGTCAGTGCATTGACGCCGTCAATGGATACACCTGCGTCTGTCCAGAGGGTTACAG cggGTTATTCTGCGAGTTCTCCCCTCCGATGGTCCTGCCTCGCACCAGCCCCTGTGACAACCACGAGTGCCTCAACGGGGCACAGTGTGTTGTAATGGGATCGGACCCCCGCTGCCAGTGTCTCCACGGCTACGAGGGCGAGCGCTGTGAGACGCTTGTCAGTGTCAACTTTGTCAGCCGCGAATCGTACCTTCAACTTCCCTCCAACCTCCTCTCACAGGAGACCAACATCAGCCTACAG ATTGCCACAGATGAGGACAGTGGCGTGTTGTTGTATAAAGGAGACGATGATCACATTGCCATGGAGCTGTACAGGGGGCGCCTCAGGGTCAGCTACGATACGGGATCTTACCCTCCGTCTGCTATATACAG TGTGGAGACAGTGAACGATGGCAGCTTCCACGCTGTGGAGTTGGTGGCGTCAGACCAGACTTTATCTCTGTCAATCGACGGCGGGCCGCCAAAATCTATCAACTCCATCAGCAAGCAGTCCACGCTAAACATAGATTCACCACTTTACCTGGGAG GTATGCCTGAACGCGCCTCAGCCTCGGGGGGTCTCTCATCCCTGCAGCATAGCTCAGGAGGACGCAACGGCACAAGTTTCCATGGCTGCCTCCGTAACCTTTACATCAACGGCAAGCTCCAGGACCTGGGGGCCGGGCCGGGCTCTGGGACTGCAAAGAGCACCACCAGACAGTGGCTGGGCCACGGGGTGGAGCCAGGCTGCCAGCCCTGCCAGAGAGGCGCCTGCGTCCAGGGTGACTGCCACCCAACAGGGCATCGTGGGTTCACCTGCACCTGCCACCCGGGCTGGACGGGGGCTCTGTGTGACCAGCAAGTCAGTAACCCCTGCGATGGCAACAA GTGTATCCATGGTACCTGCCTTCCAATCAACTCCTACTCGTACTCTTGTCGCTGCCAGCCTGGTTTTGCTGGCGTACTCTGTGATGAGCAGGATCAGGATTCAGCCAACCCCTGCAGTCTGTCTCGCTGTAAACACGGAAAATGTAGAGTGTCAGGCCTGGGCAAGGCATACTGCGAGTGTAACAGTGGATATACAGGAGAGGCGTGCGACAGAG AGGTGGCCTGCCGAGGGGAACGGGTCCGAGATGTCTACCAAAGACAGCAAGGCTACGCGGCGTGCCAAACCCAGGAGAAGGTCTCCCGTCTAGAGTGTCGGGGCAGCTGCCCGGGGGGAGCAGATGGACAGGGCTCCTGCTGCACCCCCCTTCGCAGCAAACGTAGGAAATACACCTTCCAGTGCACTGACGGCTCCTCTTTTGTCCAGGAAGTGGAGAAGGTGGTCAAGTGTGGCTGTACAAAGTGTTCctcataa
- the slit2 gene encoding slit homolog 2 protein isoform X2 — translation MMGTLSPVGPGRSPVTALGLLVAVLVLVLSSGAEGQPCPTQCSCTGTTVDCHGQGLRSVPRNIPRNAERLDLNANNLTKITKADFAGLRHLRVLQLMENKITTIERGAFQDLKELERLRLNRNNLAVFPELLFLGTTKLYRLDLSENQIQGVPRKAFRGAVEIKNLQLDYNHISCIEDGAFRALRDLEVLTLNNNNISRLSVASFNHMPKLRTFRLHSNNLQCDCHVAWLSEWLRQRPRLGLYTQCMAPPHLRGHNVAEVQKREFVCTGHQSSSSSSCSVLQCPESCTCSNNIVDCRGKGLTEIPTNLPETITEIRLEQNAIKVIPAGAFSPYKKLRRIDLSNNQISELASDAFQGLRSLNSLVLYGNKITEISKGLFEGLFSLQLLLLNANKIACLRVDAFQDLHNLNLLSLYDNKLQTIAKGTFSSLRAIQTLHLAQNPFICDCHLKWLADYLQDNPIETSGARCTSPRRLANKRIGQIKSKKFRCSGTEDYRSKLGGDCFADLACPEKCRCEGTTVDCSNQKLTKIPDHIPQYTAELRLNNNEFTVLEATGIFKKLPQLRKINLSNNRITDIEEGTFEGASGVNELILTSNRLENIHHRMLKGLSGLRTLMLRSNRISCVSNSSFVGLSSVRLLSLYDNQITSMNPGAFDTLHSLSTLNLLANPFNCNCHLAWLGDWLRRKRIVTGNPRCQSPYFLKEIPIQDVAVQDFACEDGNDENSCSPVLRCPAECSCLDTVVRCSNKGLTTLPKGLPKETTELYLDGNHFTQVPVELSNYKHLTLIDLSNNQISTLSNHSLSNMSELLTLILSYNRLRCIPVRAFDGLKSLRLLSLHGNDISLIPEGAFKDLSSLSHLALGANPLYCDCHMQWLSDWVKSGYKEPGIARCTGPGDMTDKLLLTTPSKKFTCTGAVDINIQAKCEPCLSNPCKNDGTCSNDPVHYYRCTCPYGFKGQNCEEPIHACISNPCQNGGTCHLKEGEGGNFWCVCPEGFEGDACEINIDDCEDNDCENNSTCVDGINNYTCMCSPEYTGELCEEKLDFCAPELNPCQHDSKCILTPQGYKCECTPGYIGEHCELDFDDCEENKCQNGGQCIDAVNGYTCVCPEGYSGLFCEFSPPMVLPRTSPCDNHECLNGAQCVVMGSDPRCQCLHGYEGERCETLVSVNFVSRESYLQLPSNLLSQETNISLQIATDEDSGVLLYKGDDDHIAMELYRGRLRVSYDTGSYPPSAIYSVETVNDGSFHAVELVASDQTLSLSIDGGPPKSINSISKQSTLNIDSPLYLGGMPERASASGGLSSLQHSSGGRNGTSFHGCLRNLYINGKLQDLGAGPGSGTAKSTTRQWLGHGVEPGCQPCQRGACVQGDCHPTGHRGFTCTCHPGWTGALCDQQVSNPCDGNKCIHGTCLPINSYSYSCRCQPGFAGVLCDEQDQDSANPCSLSRCKHGKCRVSGLGKAYCECNSGYTGEACDREVACRGERVRDVYQRQQGYAACQTQEKVSRLECRGSCPGGADGQGSCCTPLRSKRRKYTFQCTDGSSFVQEVEKVVKCGCTKCSS, via the exons TGATCTCAGCGAGAACCAGATTCAGGGAGTTCCGAGGAAAGCCTTCAGGGGAGCTGTGGAGATCAAGAACCT ccagtTGGACTACAACCACATCAGCTGTATTGAAGATGGAGCTTTCCGAGCGTTACGTGACCTGGAAGTGCT caccctcaacaacaacaacatcagccgACTGTCTGTGGCCAGTTTCAACCACATGCCGAAGCTCAGGACCTT TCGTCTGCACTCCAACAACCTGCAGTGTGATTGCCACGTGGCCTGGCTGTCAGAGTGGCTGCGACAGCGCCCCCGCCTGGGTCTTTACACCCAATGCATGGCCCCGCCGCACTTGAGGGGGCACAACGTAGCTGAGGTGCAGAAGAGGGAATTTGTCTGCACAG gTCACCAGTCGTCGTCATCTTCCTCCTGCAGTGTGTTACAGTGCCCGGAGTCCTGCACCTGCAGTAACAACATCGTAGACTGCAGAGGGAAGGGACTAACAGAAATACCCACCAACCTGCCAGAAACCATTACTGAGAT ACGACTGGAGCAGAACGCCATCAAGGTGATCCCAGCTGGAGCCTTTTCTCCATACAAGAAGCTGCGCAGGAT AGACTTGAGTAACAACCAGATATCAGAGCTAGCCTCGGACGCCTTCCAAGGTCTGCGCTCCCTCAACTCTCT GGTGCTATATGGGAACAAGATCACGGAGATTTCCAAAGGACTGTTTGAggggttgttttctctgcagctatt GTTGCTGAACGCTAATAAGATAGCGTGTCTTCGTGTAGACGCATTTCAGGACCTTCACAACCTCAATCTGCTCTCACTATATGACAACAAGCTCCAGACCATCGCCAAGGGGACCTTCTCATCACTAAGAGCCATACAGACACT tcaCTTAGCCCAAAACCCTTTTATCTGTGACTGCCATCTGAAGTGGCTGGCAGACTACCTGCAGGACAATCCTATTGAGACGAGCGGCGCCCGCTGCACCAGCCCTCGACGGCTCGCCAACAAACGAATCGGACAAATCAAGAGCAAGAAGTTCCGTTGCTCAG GTACGGAGGATTACCGCAGTAAGCTAGGAGGGGACTGCTTCGCCGACTTGGCTTGCCCGGAGAAGTGCCGTTGTGAGGGCACCACAGTCGACTGCTCCAACCAGAAACTCACCAAAATACCAGATCACATCCCCCAGTACACAGCCGAACT GCGTCTGAACAACAATGAATTCACTGTGCTGGAGGCGACGGGGATCTTCAAAAAGTTGCCTCAGCTGAGGAAGAT TAACCTGAGCAATAACCGCATCACTGACATCGAGGAGGGGACCTTTGAAGGAGCCTCAGGGGTCAATGAGTTGATTCTGACCTCCAACAGACTGGAGAACATTCACCACCGCATGCTGAAGGGACTCAGTGGCCTCCGCACACT caTGCTAAGGAGTAACCGAATCAGCTGTGTGAGCAACAGCAGCTTCGTGGGGCTGAGCTCCGTGCGTCTCCTGTCGCTCTACGACAACCAGATCACCTCCATGAACCCCGGGGCATTCGACACGCTGCACTCCCTGTCCACGct CAACCTTCTGGCCAATCCCTTCAACTGCAACTGTCACCTGGCGTGGCTCGGTGATTGGCTGAGAAGGAAACGTATCGTCACTGGTAACCCTCGCTGCCAGAGTCCTTATTTCTTGAAGGAGATCCCCATCCAGGATGTAGCTGTCCAGGACTTTGCCTGTGAAGATG GTAACGACGAGAACAGCTGCTCACCAGTGCTGAGGTGTCCGGCTGAGTGCTCCTGTCTGGACACTGTAGTGCGCTGCAGCAACAAGGGCCTCACCACGCTGCCCAAAGGCCTGCCCAAAGAGACCACCGAGCT GTATCTGGATGGTAACCACTTCACTCAGGTTCCTGTGGAGCTCTCCAATTACAAACACTTAACTCTCAT TGATTTGAGTAACAACCAGATCAGCACGTTGTCCAACCACAGCCTCAGTAACATGTCCGAGCTGCTTACCCT AATCCTGAGCTACAACCGCCTGCGATGCATACCAGTGAGGGCGTTCGACGGGCTCAAATCTCTCCGTTTGCT GTCTCTCCATGGTAACGACATATCGCTGATACCAGAGGGAGCCTTCAAAGACCTGTCGTCGCTCTCCCACCT GGCTCTGGGTGCCAACCCTCTGTACTGTGACTGCCACATGCAGTGGCTGTCAGACTGGGTGAAGAGTGGCTACAAGGAGCCTGGCATCGCCCGCTGCACCGGGCCCGGAGACATGactgacaaactgctgctcacCACGCCTTCCAAGAAGTTCACCTGCACAG gtGCAGTTGATATCAATATCCAGGCTAAGTGTGAACCCTGCCTGTCCAACCCCTGCAAGAACGACGGTACCTGCTCCAATGACCCGGTGCACTACTACCGCTGTACCTGCCCCTATGGATTCAAG gGGCAGAACTGTGAGGAGCCCATTCATGCCTGCATCAGTAACCCCTGCCAGAACGGTGGCACTTGCCACCtgaaggaaggagaaggaggcaACTTTTG GTGTGTTTGTCCGGAGGGCTTTGAAGGCGACGCGTGTGAGATCAACATCGATGACTGTGAAGATAATGACTGCGAGAACAACTCCACGTGTGTTGATGGAATCAACAACTACACATGCATGTGTTCGCCTGAGTACACAG GGGAGCTATGTGAAGAGAAACTGGATTTCTGCGCTCCAGAGCTGAACCCATGTCAGCATGactcaaaatgcattttaactCCTCAAGGATACAA gtgtgAGTGCACTCCAGGGTACATTGGTGAGCACTGCGAGCTGGACTTTGACgactgtgaagaaaacaagtgtCAGAATGGAGGTCAGTGCATTGACGCCGTCAATGGATACACCTGCGTCTGTCCAGAGGGTTACAG cggGTTATTCTGCGAGTTCTCCCCTCCGATGGTCCTGCCTCGCACCAGCCCCTGTGACAACCACGAGTGCCTCAACGGGGCACAGTGTGTTGTAATGGGATCGGACCCCCGCTGCCAGTGTCTCCACGGCTACGAGGGCGAGCGCTGTGAGACGCTTGTCAGTGTCAACTTTGTCAGCCGCGAATCGTACCTTCAACTTCCCTCCAACCTCCTCTCACAGGAGACCAACATCAGCCTACAG ATTGCCACAGATGAGGACAGTGGCGTGTTGTTGTATAAAGGAGACGATGATCACATTGCCATGGAGCTGTACAGGGGGCGCCTCAGGGTCAGCTACGATACGGGATCTTACCCTCCGTCTGCTATATACAG TGTGGAGACAGTGAACGATGGCAGCTTCCACGCTGTGGAGTTGGTGGCGTCAGACCAGACTTTATCTCTGTCAATCGACGGCGGGCCGCCAAAATCTATCAACTCCATCAGCAAGCAGTCCACGCTAAACATAGATTCACCACTTTACCTGGGAG GTATGCCTGAACGCGCCTCAGCCTCGGGGGGTCTCTCATCCCTGCAGCATAGCTCAGGAGGACGCAACGGCACAAGTTTCCATGGCTGCCTCCGTAACCTTTACATCAACGGCAAGCTCCAGGACCTGGGGGCCGGGCCGGGCTCTGGGACTGCAAAGAGCACCACCAGACAGTGGCTGGGCCACGGGGTGGAGCCAGGCTGCCAGCCCTGCCAGAGAGGCGCCTGCGTCCAGGGTGACTGCCACCCAACAGGGCATCGTGGGTTCACCTGCACCTGCCACCCGGGCTGGACGGGGGCTCTGTGTGACCAGCAAGTCAGTAACCCCTGCGATGGCAACAA GTGTATCCATGGTACCTGCCTTCCAATCAACTCCTACTCGTACTCTTGTCGCTGCCAGCCTGGTTTTGCTGGCGTACTCTGTGATGAGCAGGATCAGGATTCAGCCAACCCCTGCAGTCTGTCTCGCTGTAAACACGGAAAATGTAGAGTGTCAGGCCTGGGCAAGGCATACTGCGAGTGTAACAGTGGATATACAGGAGAGGCGTGCGACAGAG AGGTGGCCTGCCGAGGGGAACGGGTCCGAGATGTCTACCAAAGACAGCAAGGCTACGCGGCGTGCCAAACCCAGGAGAAGGTCTCCCGTCTAGAGTGTCGGGGCAGCTGCCCGGGGGGAGCAGATGGACAGGGCTCCTGCTGCACCCCCCTTCGCAGCAAACGTAGGAAATACACCTTCCAGTGCACTGACGGCTCCTCTTTTGTCCAGGAAGTGGAGAAGGTGGTCAAGTGTGGCTGTACAAAGTGTTCctcataa